CGGGCAGCCCTAGAGGTAATTCAGGAAATTTCTCCGGTGAATCAGCTACTGGCAACGGGGGGTGGGGTGCGATCGCCCCTCTGGTTCCACCTACTAGCGGATGTACTGCACACCGAACTGGTCGCGCCTAAAGCCGAGGAGGGAGCGGCCTATGGAGCGGCGATTTTGGCGATGGTGGGGGTAGGGGCCTATCCGTCACTGGCGGAGGCGTTTGACATGCTGCCTGAGGCGATCGAGGCGGTGCAGCCCCAAAAGCACGCAGCCTATGAGGCGGCATTTGAACGATACACCCCACTTTACGAGTCGCTCAAAGTGGTGAGGTAGGGATGATGACAACGCTGTAATGCAAGTTTAGGGTAAACCGTCATTTTGGTTTGGCCCAATGGAAGCTGTCGATGTACCAATGCCCCTAACCTAATGCCAAGACAATATGTATCCAGAACGGATGGCCTCAGCCTCAAGCGTCGCGATGCCCTAGGCTTCATCGGTGGCACCTTGATGGTTTCGCTATTCGGCTGCTTCCGCAAGCCCTCGGCCTCGGCTGAACTGAGCAGTACCGTAGCCCAAACCCCGACCGAGGCAGCGGCAGCGCAGCCTGCCTGCACCGTACGCCCTCAGCAGACCGAAGGCCCCTATTTTGTTGATGAAGCGCTAAATCGCTCTGATATTCGCTCTGACCCGACGACTGGCACCGTGAAACCGGGTGTTCCCCTAACGCTGCAATTTCGCGTTTCCCAAGTAGGTGCTAATGCCTGTGTGCCGCTGGCAGGCGCAATGGTAGACGTCTGGCACTGCGATGCCACGGGAGCCTATTCAGATGTAGCCGATCGCAGAGCCAACACCCTAGGCCAAAAGTTTTTGCGCGGGTCCCAAGTCACCAACGCTGACGGCACGGTTGAGTTCACCACCATTTACCCAGGTTGGTATCCGGGCCGGGCTGTACATATTCACTTCAAAATTCGCAGCAATACTGCCGCAAATCAGGGCTATGAATTTACCTCACAGCTTTATTTTGACGATGCTTTGAGCGATCGCATCTACGCCCAGGCCCCCTATAACGCTAGAGGCCAGCGCACTACCAGTAATCAGAATGACGGTATCTTTCGCAGCGGTGGCGATCAGCTCATGCTCTCCCTCACCCAAGCTGGGGAGGGCTACACCGGACATTTTGAGATTGGGCTGGAGCTAACCTGATCGGCAGTCCAGCTCCTTTTAATGACCTCTAAGTTGTAGGGGCATAGCATGCTATGCCCCTACGGAGATGCGGGTTTTGAAGCGGAATTTCAGATTTTTTAGCTAGAGGCAGCGGCCTGTTGGTGTAAAAAGGCATCGACCTCCTGGGGAGTGGGCTGGGCGGCAATCGCCCCCGGTTTCAACGTCGTCAGTGCCCCTACCGCGCTGGCGTAGCGCAAAACCGCTTTAATCTCAGCTGGGTCTTGCCAAACATTCCATCCCCGCTGGCAAAGCTGATGAAGAATTCCGGCCAGGAAGGCATCCCCCGCCCCGGTGGTATCTTTGCTGCTGACATCAAAGGCCGGGAGTGAGACGCTGTGCTGTTTCGTGGCGCAGGTGCTGCCGTTGCCCCCGTCGGTGAGCAGCACGGCCTCACACTGGGGGAACTGCTGGCAGATCTCAGCAGCGGAATCCGTATCCAACAGCCATTGAGCTTCTTCCTTAGAGAGCTTGAGCAGATCGGCGATCTGCAAAAATTCCCGAATTTTGGGTGGTGCGAGTTCTACCTCAGGCCAAAACACTGGCCGCCAGTTTAGATCGATCACAATTTTGGCCCCGGCCTGCTGGGCCTTATCCCGCGCTCGCTCCATGGCGCTGGCGGTGGTGGGGTAAGCCAAGCCCAGCGTCCCCATCACTTTATACTTTACCCCGCTAAAATCGACGGTATCTATCCAGTCGGGGGTAAGGTAGGCATCGGCAAAGGCAGCGGGGTCGGGGGCGCTAAAGCCGATAAACTGGCGATCGCCCGTTTCATCCCGCTGCACCAGCACCGTGCGGGTAGGCATATCGGCCACCCGCTGAATCTGGCATGCCACCCCCTGCTCCTGCAAGACCTCAATTAGCCAATCGCCCAGGTCATCCTCGCCCAGAGCGCTGACTAGGCGGGTGGGGGTGCCGAGTTTAGCGATCGCAGCGGCCACATTGGCGGGCGCTCCACCGGGATAATCGGTGCCCTGGCTTGAAGCTGCCCCAGGCGTTTCACCTACCTCAAACAGGCGATCGACTAAGCATTCTCCCAGACAAATTACGGGCTCAGTCATAGTTTTCTCCTAAATCGCTCTAAACCCATCTATCCGAGCTAGCCGATCTCGGGTCGATAGCAGTTATCCCTTAATCAAAATCGCTGTGGCGGCGGCTTCATCGGTAATCAACCCACTGATCAGCCGACCCTGTAGGGCCGCGAGAATGGCCTCGGCTTTGCGAAGCCCCCCAGCAACGCCGATGATCAGACGCCGGGCTGGTTGCTCTAGGGGCACACCCGCAACTCGGCTGTTGGTACCTGCTTGCAGCAACTTTCCCTGGGAGTTGAACGCCCAACCCGCAATTTCGCCTACAGCTCCTAGCTCAATTAACTCGGTCAGTTCGGCATCGTTGATAAAGCCGTCCTCGTGCAGGGGCGCGTTCCAGGCGATGTGGCTAACGCCAACAAAGGTGACCTTAGCCTGTTCCGCTAAAGCTTTAACCGCCAAAAACGATCGCTGGGTCTGCAACAGGTCGCGCTCCTCCACGCTGGTGGCCACCGCTGGAGTGGGCACCGGATAGGTCTGCGACCCCACCCGATCAGACAAATGCATGACCACCTCATGGCGACCGGCCAGACCGCAGTGCGACATATTGCCCACAATCGAGACAATCTTGTGCTGAGGCTGATCCATTGAGGGAATTTGATCCACCATGGCCCGCAGGGTGCGCCCCGAGCTAAAGGCCAGAATGGAAGGGGTTCTGGCAACTAAATAGGTCTCCAGGTAAGTCGCCGCGCAAACGCCCAAGCCGTTGTAGAGGTCGCCACCGACGGCGGGGTCGGGCACGACTTCACACATCGATAGAGCGAACCGATCCCGCAGGGCCTCGGCCAGGGCGATGCAGTGGCTGAGGGGATGGTCGAGGCGAAATTTGATCAGCTTTTCGCTGACGGCCAAGGCCACCAAGCGCTGGGCTGCCTGCCGCGACACGTTGAGTTTAGCGGCAATTTCCTCCTGGGTATTACCGGCAATGTAGTAGAGCCAGGCGGCGTGGGCCGCTAAGTCAAGCCTACGATGGCCCTGCTGGGCCGGTCTCCGACCATCGCGTTTCTCCGCATACATGTCTCCCATCTGGTCACCTCATCCACCACTGCCTAAAGAAGGATTTTATTTGATTAAAGATCTACCCAAAGAATGATTGAGCATATCGTCCGCTAGAGAATATTTGCTCAATTCTATTGTCCTCCCGTAATATCCAAATTGAAGCCAGTAATATAGCTAGCCTCATCACTCATTAAAAAAGCAACTCCGTTGGCAACTTCTTCCAACCGACCCAACCGGCGCAGCGGCACCAAGTTGATCATCTGCTGCTCGACCACTTTGGGGTCGGCGTCAAAATACTGCGATCCTACCCCCGCCTGTAGTTCAGTCTGCCGAGTCCACATGAAGCCGGGACCAACCAGCGACGGTGACAGAGCGTTAACGCGAATACCATAAGGGGCTAGGTCTTTGGCAGCGGTCTGGGTCATGCCAACCACCGCAAACTTTGAGGCGGCGTAGGCCAGCATGTTGGGCGGCCCATCTACCCCGGCGTGGCTAGCCATGTTGACGATTGCCCCGCCCGCCTTCCGCAAATGCTGGGCAGCGGCCTTGAGAATGTGAAACACACCGACCACGTTGATGTCGATCACCTTCTGAAAATCTTGCTCAGGATACTCGTCGGTTTTGGCAAACGCACCCTGGTAGCCGGCATTGTTAAACACATAGTCGAGCTGACCCACCTGCTCAACGGCGATCGCAATCATGTCGGCCACCTCCTGGGCATCGGTGACATCGCAGCGAACGGTGTACACAGGATTGCCATAGTCTTTTAGCCCCTGGGCGACCTCGGCCAGCCTCATCTCGTTAATATCTAGCAACACAATTGTTGCTCCGTTGGCGGCAAATCGGTGAGCGGTAGCTTTGCCAATTTCCCCCGCCCCACCAGTAATCAGAATGGTTTTGCCCTGGAAATCGTAGGTTGCCGTCGCGCTCATACAGGTGGCC
This portion of the Nodosilinea sp. FACHB-141 genome encodes:
- a CDS encoding intradiol ring-cleavage dioxygenase → MPRQYVSRTDGLSLKRRDALGFIGGTLMVSLFGCFRKPSASAELSSTVAQTPTEAAAAQPACTVRPQQTEGPYFVDEALNRSDIRSDPTTGTVKPGVPLTLQFRVSQVGANACVPLAGAMVDVWHCDATGAYSDVADRRANTLGQKFLRGSQVTNADGTVEFTTIYPGWYPGRAVHIHFKIRSNTAANQGYEFTSQLYFDDALSDRIYAQAPYNARGQRTTSNQNDGIFRSGGDQLMLSLTQAGEGYTGHFEIGLELT
- a CDS encoding carbohydrate kinase — encoded protein: MTEPVICLGECLVDRLFEVGETPGAASSQGTDYPGGAPANVAAAIAKLGTPTRLVSALGEDDLGDWLIEVLQEQGVACQIQRVADMPTRTVLVQRDETGDRQFIGFSAPDPAAFADAYLTPDWIDTVDFSGVKYKVMGTLGLAYPTTASAMERARDKAQQAGAKIVIDLNWRPVFWPEVELAPPKIREFLQIADLLKLSKEEAQWLLDTDSAAEICQQFPQCEAVLLTDGGNGSTCATKQHSVSLPAFDVSSKDTTGAGDAFLAGILHQLCQRGWNVWQDPAEIKAVLRYASAVGALTTLKPGAIAAQPTPQEVDAFLHQQAAASS
- a CDS encoding sugar-binding transcriptional regulator; its protein translation is MGDMYAEKRDGRRPAQQGHRRLDLAAHAAWLYYIAGNTQEEIAAKLNVSRQAAQRLVALAVSEKLIKFRLDHPLSHCIALAEALRDRFALSMCEVVPDPAVGGDLYNGLGVCAATYLETYLVARTPSILAFSSGRTLRAMVDQIPSMDQPQHKIVSIVGNMSHCGLAGRHEVVMHLSDRVGSQTYPVPTPAVATSVEERDLLQTQRSFLAVKALAEQAKVTFVGVSHIAWNAPLHEDGFINDAELTELIELGAVGEIAGWAFNSQGKLLQAGTNSRVAGVPLEQPARRLIIGVAGGLRKAEAILAALQGRLISGLITDEAAATAILIKG
- a CDS encoding SDR family NAD(P)-dependent oxidoreductase: MSATATYDFQGKTILITGGAGEIGKATAHRFAANGATIVLLDINEMRLAEVAQGLKDYGNPVYTVRCDVTDAQEVADMIAIAVEQVGQLDYVFNNAGYQGAFAKTDEYPEQDFQKVIDINVVGVFHILKAAAQHLRKAGGAIVNMASHAGVDGPPNMLAYAASKFAVVGMTQTAAKDLAPYGIRVNALSPSLVGPGFMWTRQTELQAGVGSQYFDADPKVVEQQMINLVPLRRLGRLEEVANGVAFLMSDEASYITGFNLDITGGQ